One window of the Anticarsia gemmatalis isolate Benzon Research Colony breed Stoneville strain chromosome 21, ilAntGemm2 primary, whole genome shotgun sequence genome contains the following:
- the Gmppb gene encoding GDP-mannose pyrophosphorylase B produces MCGSDKKLGEIRALILVGGYGTRLRPLTLSRPKPLVEFANKPILMHQIEALVEAGVTQVILAVSYRAEDMEKELTEQVSKLGVSLTFSHETEPLGTAGPLALARELLSTSPEPFFVLNSDVICDFPFKELAKFHRSHGKEGTIVVTKVEEPSKYGVVCYKEDGQIESFVEKPQEFISNKINAGMYILNPSVLSRIELRPMSIEKEVFPFMATDGQLFAMELQGFWMDVGQPKDFLTGMCLYLNSLRQKNSNKLYDGTGVVGNVLIDPTATIGKGCRIGPNVTIGPDVVIEDGACIKRSTILRGACVRQHAWLDGCIVGWRSVVGRWVRMENCTVLGEDVIVKDELYVNGGQVLPHKSIALSVPEPQIIM; encoded by the exons ATGTGCGGTTCAGACAAAAAATTGGGGGAAATCCGGGCCCTTATACTTGTTGGTGGCTATGGGACCCGCTTAAGACCTTTGACATTGAGTAGACCTAAGCCCTTGGTGGAATTCGCGAACAAACCAATACTTATGCATCAGATCGAAGCTCTGGTTGAAGCCGGAGTTACTCAG GTTATACTAGCTGTTTCATATAGAGCTGAAGATATGGAAAAGGAGTTAACAGAGCAAGTGTCGAAACTTGGTGTATCACTTACATTCTCACATGAGACTGAGCCATTGGGGACAGCGGGGCCGCTGGCACTAGCCAGGGAGCTACTTAGCACCAGTCCTGAGCCATTCTTTGTACTGAACTCTGATGTCATTTGTGATTTCCCTTTCAAAGAGCTTGCTAAGTTCCACAGAAGTCATGGGAAG GAAGGCACAATAGTAGTGACCAAAGTGGAGGAGCCTTCAAAATATGGTGTAGTTTGTTACAAAGAAGATGGACAGATTGAGAGCTTTGTAGAAAAACCACAAGAATTCatctcaaataaaattaatgctg GTATGTACATCCTGAACCCATCAGTACTGAGCAGAATAGAATTACGGCCGATGTCTATCGAGAAGGAAGTGTTTCCGTTCATGGCTACAGATGGACAGTTATTTGCGATGGAACTGCAAGGATTTTGGATGGATGTTGGACAGCCCAAAGACTTTTTAACAG gcaTGTGTCTGTACCTGAACAGTCTACGTCAGAAGAACTCAAACAAGTTGTATGACGGCACAGGAGTAGTGGGCAATGTTCTCATTGACCCTACAGCCACAATCGGCAAGGGCTGCAGAATAGGACCCAATGTTACTATTGGACCTGATGTTGTTATTGAAGATG gcGCATGTATCAAACGCAGTACAATCCTCCGAGGCGCATGTGTCCGGCAACACGCATGGTTAGACGGGTGCATTGTTGGCTGGCGTTCAGTCGTCGGACGGTGGGTCCGTATGGAGAACTGCACAGTCCTCGGCGAAGACGTCATTGTTAAAGACGAGCTTTACGTGAACGGAGGCCAAGTTCTACCTCACAAGTCCATCGCGCTCTCCGTGCCCGAACCAcagattattatgtaa